Genomic segment of Sphingomicrobium marinum:
AACCCATGTCGTCCCAACTGTATTCGCCCCCAACTAGTATCGAATGATCCGACCGGGCCGAAGTAACCGGAACATCCATGCGCGAAAGAACGACGCGCACATTCGCATTCATACAGGAAAAGCGTGGCTTATCCTAGCGATTCCTCTTGGGGTGGGCTAAGCGCCGCCTAAGCGAACTTCAGGAGCAGTGCATGGCGGTTCATTTTCACGAGGAAGATCTGCCCGCCGACGTGACCTTCAAAGACGGTCCGATCGCGGTAGATACAGAGGCAATGGGCCTCCATCCGGGGCGTGATCGCCTGTGTCTGGTGCAGCTTTCCGACGGCGGGGCGGACGAGCATCTCGTGCGCTTCGGTCCTGACAGCGATTATGCCGCGCCCAACCTGAAACAGCTGCTGGGCGACCCGAATCGGCTGAAGCTCTATCACTTCGCGCGATTCGATATCGCGATCATGCAGCATTATCTCGGCATTATGGCGGCGCCGCTTTACTGCACCCGCACCGCCAGCCGCCTCGTCCGGACCTATACCGATCGCCACGGCCTCAAGGAGCTGGTGAAAGAGATGCTGGGCGGCGACATCAGCAAGCAGCAGCAGTCGAGCGACTGGGGTGGCCCCGAATTGTCCGACGCGCAGCGCGAATATGCGGCGAGCGACGTGCGCTTCCTGCATCGTTTGAAGGACGAATTCGACAAGCGCCTCGCACGCGAAGGTCGCACCGAACTCGCGCAGGCCTGCTTCGACTTTTTGCCGACCCGCGCTCGCCTCGATCTGGCGGGCTGGGACGAAACCGACATCTTCGCGCACAGCTAGGACAAGGCAGTGAGCCGGCAGGCAGATCGAGAACGCGCGCAAAAAAGAGGCTGGGCCGAACCCGGCGGCCGTTTCGACACGGTCATCAAGTTCGCCAAGATCGCGCTGCCGGCGATGGGCATCCTGCTATTGTTCGCACTGTTGCTGGCACCGCTCGCCAAGGACAGCGAAGTCAGCTTCATCCTCGACAAGGAAGAAGTCGACCAGGCCGATGAACGGCTGCGTGTCGAAAAGGCGCGCTATCGCGGCGAAGACAATAAGGGCCAGCCGTTCGAAATCGTCGCCGATCGCGCCATCCAGGAGACCAGCGCCGAGCAAGTGGTGCAGATCCAGGGCATGTCGGCGGCGCTCATGATGGACAGCGGCGACCTGCGCGTCACGGCGCCGCGCGGGCGTTATGACATCGAGGCCGAGGAGATCCTCGTCGACGGGCCGCTGCGTGTTCGCGGGCCCGATGGCTACCGTCTCGATACGCGCGACGTGCGCATCGATCTCGATACGCGGACTCTGGAAAGCCGGGCCGGCGTCGAAGGCGCGATGCGCTTGGGTCGCTTCGAAGCGGGGCGGCTGGAGGCCGATCTCGATGCCCGCACCGTCACACTTTCGGGCGGCGCACGCTTGAAAATCGAGCAAGGGGCGGTCAGATAAGCAACATGCATGCCAAGATGCTCTTCGCTGTCGCCCTCGTCGGCCTTGCTGCTGCGGCTTCCGCGCAGAACCAGGGGCGCAGCTCGGTGCTTGGCGGGCACGACATCAATGCCCCCGTCAATGTCGCCGCCGACCGCGTCGAAGTGCAGGACCGCAACGATCGCGCGCTATTCGTCGGCAACGTGGTGGTTCGCCAGGGCTCGCTCACGCTGAGCACGGCGCGGCTCCGATTGGCCTATTCGAGCAATGCAGGGCTAGAAATCGACCGGCTCGATGCGTCGGGCGGCGTGACGGTGCGTTCGGGCGACGAGACCGCGCGCTCCGATTTTGCCGTCTACGACCTCGACCGGCGTATCATCACCATGATCGGCGACGTGCGTTTGACCCAGTCGCGCAACACCATCCAGGGGTCGCGCCTCACCATCGACCTTGAAAGCGGTCGTGCCGTGATGGACGGCGGTCCGCGCGGGGTCGAAGGCAGCGGTGGCCGTGTGACCGGCACCTTTACCGTTCCGCAGCGCACAGACTGATGGCCGACGTGGAAAGCGCCGTTCGCACCGACCTCTCCGAAGTGCCCGAAGAGGTCGAAACGCGCGGCCTGAAGGTCGTGTCGATCGCCAAGAGCTATGACAAGAAAGTGGTGCTCAAGGACGTTTCGATGGCCGTCGCGCGCGGCGAAGTCGTCGGCCTCCTCGGCCCCAACGGCGCGGGCAAGACGACCAGTTTCTATTCGGTCATGGGACTGGTTAAGCCCGATGCCGGTCGCATCATCC
This window contains:
- the lptC gene encoding LPS export ABC transporter periplasmic protein LptC, producing the protein MSRQADRERAQKRGWAEPGGRFDTVIKFAKIALPAMGILLLFALLLAPLAKDSEVSFILDKEEVDQADERLRVEKARYRGEDNKGQPFEIVADRAIQETSAEQVVQIQGMSAALMMDSGDLRVTAPRGRYDIEAEEILVDGPLRVRGPDGYRLDTRDVRIDLDTRTLESRAGVEGAMRLGRFEAGRLEADLDARTVTLSGGARLKIEQGAVR
- a CDS encoding ribonuclease D gives rise to the protein MAVHFHEEDLPADVTFKDGPIAVDTEAMGLHPGRDRLCLVQLSDGGADEHLVRFGPDSDYAAPNLKQLLGDPNRLKLYHFARFDIAIMQHYLGIMAAPLYCTRTASRLVRTYTDRHGLKELVKEMLGGDISKQQQSSDWGGPELSDAQREYAASDVRFLHRLKDEFDKRLAREGRTELAQACFDFLPTRARLDLAGWDETDIFAHS
- a CDS encoding LptA/OstA family protein, translated to MHAKMLFAVALVGLAAAASAQNQGRSSVLGGHDINAPVNVAADRVEVQDRNDRALFVGNVVVRQGSLTLSTARLRLAYSSNAGLEIDRLDASGGVTVRSGDETARSDFAVYDLDRRIITMIGDVRLTQSRNTIQGSRLTIDLESGRAVMDGGPRGVEGSGGRVTGTFTVPQRTD